One genomic window of Haliotis asinina isolate JCU_RB_2024 chromosome 4, JCU_Hal_asi_v2, whole genome shotgun sequence includes the following:
- the LOC137280746 gene encoding uncharacterized protein: MDIPGEEFAIDNAKRIHSQSSGPRPILVTFKDFQSKMIVLRASGKLKNSRISVSQDYTQRVRDIRRKLKTFMDQAREKGSFSALRYDKLIIDNKLYKLNETESKLDLVRTFPQQGGTRKLYPVFENRNRESNDVDADGESTDTL; this comes from the coding sequence ATGGACATACCTGGCGAGGAATTCGCTATTGACAACGCTAAGCGTATACACAGCCAGTCGTCTGGACCACGGCCGATACTAGTGACATTCAAGGATTTCCAATCTAAAATGATAGTTTTGAGAGCATCTGGAAAATTGAAGAATAGCAGAATATCTGTCTCACAAGATTATACACAGCGAGTACGGGATATACGCCGCAAGTTGAAAACATTCATGGATCAAGCTCGGGAAAAGGGAAGTTTCTCTGCACTCAGGTATGATAAACTCATTATTGATAACAAACTTTACAAGCTAAACGAAACGGAATCTAAACTTGATCTCGTCAGGACGTTCCCCCAACAGGGGGGAACTCGCAAGCTCTATCCTGTATTTGAGAACCGCAACAGGGAGAGTAACGATGTTGATGCAGATGGCGAGTCTACGGACACGTTATAA